In Fodinicola acaciae, the following proteins share a genomic window:
- a CDS encoding PHB depolymerase family esterase: MSQLSYYQRGRTTIFAAQVDQRFSYCLYVPRGYEDDQRRHPLVVVVHGTDRTVETYREEFVDFSEKHGCVVLAPLFPCGIGEPGELNNYKFIAYRDIRYDKVLLGIVDEVAATWRVDSDRFLLHGFSGGGHFTHRFLYLHPDRLRAASIAAPGMVTLLDPEEPWWVGTADFADRFGDELDLPAIREVAVHLVVGDADTETWEITLEPDDPRYLPGVVKQGRTRIDRLRALSKSYTENGIDHQVDLVPGASHELAPLLPPVRAFFGSVLG, from the coding sequence GTGAGCCAGCTTTCCTACTACCAGCGCGGCCGCACGACGATTTTCGCCGCGCAGGTCGACCAGCGCTTCTCCTACTGTCTCTACGTCCCGCGCGGATACGAGGACGACCAGCGCCGCCATCCGCTCGTCGTGGTCGTCCACGGCACCGACCGTACGGTCGAGACCTACCGTGAGGAGTTCGTCGATTTCTCCGAAAAACACGGCTGCGTCGTGCTCGCTCCGCTGTTTCCGTGTGGCATCGGTGAGCCCGGCGAGCTCAACAACTACAAGTTCATCGCGTATCGGGACATCCGCTACGACAAGGTCCTGCTCGGCATTGTCGACGAGGTCGCGGCCACCTGGCGGGTCGACAGCGACAGGTTCCTGTTGCACGGCTTTTCCGGCGGCGGCCATTTCACCCACCGGTTCCTCTATCTGCATCCGGATCGGTTACGCGCGGCCTCGATCGCCGCGCCCGGCATGGTGACGCTGCTGGATCCGGAGGAGCCGTGGTGGGTCGGCACCGCCGACTTTGCCGACCGTTTCGGCGATGAGCTCGACCTCCCCGCGATCCGCGAGGTCGCCGTCCACCTGGTGGTCGGCGACGCGGACACCGAGACCTGGGAGATCACCCTGGAGCCGGATGATCCGCGCTATCTTCCCGGAGTGGTCAAACAGGGACGTACGCGTATCGACCGGCTCCGCGCGCTGTCCAAGAGCTACACCGAAAACGGCATCGACCACCAGGTCGACCTGGTCCCGGGCGCGAGCCACGAGCTGGCTCCGTTGCTGCCGCCCGTACGTGCGTTTTTCGGCTCTGTGCTGGGGTAG
- a CDS encoding C45 family autoproteolytic acyltransferase/hydolase, with product MSAIPLIEISGEPRERGEQYGEQVRDRIAAAISYYTELFAVSAGLSWAEVCDRARLWMPLVEDFAPDVVAEMHGVAAGAGVGPLDILALNARGEIVYDQTFPSMGQNDETDGCSSFALLAEASGDGHVYCGQNWDWRAGVADTTLALRIVQPPKPTIVTTVEAGQIGRHGANSAGIALNANGLGGRFDNSIGVPQTFIRRKILDSARFTDAMRVAVTVRQQIAANLLLTHRDGMSIDLETTPKAHHWLYPEHDLLVHTNHYRDWVPEQLKADYRPGSTSSLYRLPRLEKLLSRCRDSAEPRKLIAEALSDHFGYPNALCAHPDDGLEAVHQHQTIASCVMDLTTGEFLVAAGPPCQYEFETLPWNIYDGTEER from the coding sequence ATGAGTGCCATCCCGCTGATCGAGATTTCCGGCGAGCCGCGCGAGCGCGGTGAGCAGTACGGCGAGCAGGTCCGCGACCGGATAGCCGCCGCGATCTCCTACTACACCGAGCTTTTCGCGGTCTCGGCCGGTTTGTCGTGGGCCGAGGTGTGCGACCGCGCGCGGCTGTGGATGCCGCTGGTGGAGGACTTCGCGCCGGACGTGGTGGCCGAGATGCACGGCGTCGCGGCCGGCGCCGGCGTCGGTCCGCTGGACATCCTGGCGCTCAACGCTCGCGGCGAGATCGTCTACGACCAGACTTTCCCCTCGATGGGGCAAAACGACGAGACCGACGGCTGCTCGTCGTTCGCGCTGCTCGCGGAGGCGTCCGGCGACGGCCATGTCTACTGTGGACAAAACTGGGACTGGCGCGCCGGTGTCGCCGACACGACACTCGCATTACGCATTGTCCAGCCGCCAAAACCGACGATCGTCACGACTGTCGAGGCCGGACAGATCGGCCGCCACGGCGCCAACTCCGCCGGCATCGCGCTCAACGCCAACGGTCTGGGTGGCCGCTTCGACAACAGCATCGGCGTGCCGCAGACCTTCATTCGGCGGAAAATCCTCGACTCGGCCCGCTTCACCGACGCCATGCGGGTCGCCGTCACCGTGCGGCAACAGATCGCCGCCAACCTGCTGCTGACCCACCGCGACGGCATGAGCATCGACCTGGAAACCACACCAAAAGCGCACCACTGGCTCTATCCGGAGCACGACCTCCTGGTGCACACCAACCACTATCGCGACTGGGTCCCCGAGCAACTGAAGGCCGACTACCGGCCGGGCTCGACCAGCTCGCTCTATCGCCTGCCACGACTGGAAAAACTGCTGTCACGCTGCCGCGACAGCGCCGAGCCGCGCAAGCTGATCGCGGAAGCACTGTCCGACCATTTCGGCTATCCAAACGCATTGTGCGCGCATCCGGACGACGGCCTCGAAGCCGTCCACCAGCACCAGACGATCGCCTCCTGCGTCATGGACCTGACGACCGGCGAGTTCCTGGTCGCCGCCGGGCCGCCGTGTCAGTACGAGTTCGAGACGTTGCCGTGGAACATCTATGATGGGACGGAGGAAAGGTGA
- a CDS encoding MurR/RpiR family transcriptional regulator: MTADESTAPLAERITERLAGLSPAERKVAEFLRNQATEILFASAGEIGELTGTSDATVVRTAKALGYSGLPELKRQISRQVGKTVRPALRLRNRIEHAGDSAALIDRVFTEAAERVTETHRMTDPAAFSKAVDLLAGAREVFVFGIGLSGVIANYLAMRLVRLGRAARSTDHTGFRLADELLPLRAGDAMVIYSSGRLTTDIEVLLWRANEVGARTILVTDSLGPVLGDRVDVWLAAAHSPSGFTGEALSATIVTDALLLAVAARDDAAATATSDQLTGIRRELLGHNPDLFVPKRGNRRRRKE; this comes from the coding sequence GTGACCGCCGACGAAAGCACCGCGCCGCTGGCCGAACGGATCACCGAGCGGCTGGCCGGGCTGTCCCCCGCCGAGCGCAAGGTCGCGGAGTTTCTTCGCAACCAGGCGACCGAAATCCTGTTCGCGTCGGCCGGCGAGATCGGCGAGCTCACCGGCACCAGCGACGCCACCGTCGTACGCACCGCGAAAGCGCTCGGATATTCCGGACTTCCCGAGCTGAAACGGCAGATCAGCCGCCAGGTCGGCAAAACCGTACGGCCGGCGCTGCGGCTGCGTAACCGGATCGAACACGCCGGCGACTCGGCCGCGTTGATCGACCGGGTTTTCACCGAAGCGGCCGAGCGCGTCACCGAAACGCACCGGATGACCGATCCGGCGGCCTTCAGCAAGGCGGTCGACCTGCTCGCCGGCGCGCGCGAGGTTTTCGTTTTCGGCATTGGCCTTTCCGGCGTGATCGCCAACTATCTGGCGATGCGCCTGGTCCGCCTCGGCCGGGCCGCGCGCAGCACCGACCACACCGGGTTCCGGCTCGCCGACGAGCTGCTGCCGTTGCGTGCCGGCGACGCGATGGTCATCTATTCCTCCGGCCGGCTCACCACCGACATCGAGGTGCTTCTGTGGCGCGCAAACGAAGTCGGTGCGCGTACGATCCTGGTCACCGACTCGCTCGGCCCGGTCCTCGGCGACCGCGTCGACGTGTGGCTCGCCGCGGCGCACTCACCGAGCGGCTTCACCGGCGAGGCACTGAGCGCCACCATCGTGACCGACGCGTTGTTGCTGGCCGTCGCCGCACGCGACGACGCGGCGGCGACCGCCACCTCCGACCAGCTCACCGGCATCCGCCGCGAACTGCTCGGCCACAACCCCGACCTTTTCGTGCCGAAGCGCGGAAACCGCCGCCGCCGCAAGGAATAA
- a CDS encoding PPOX class F420-dependent oxidoreductase has translation MTEQPLDRFTRQQTVLLRTRKRDGSWVGTPVNIAVEAGRGYVRTYGKSWKSKRLRNFPDVELCPSTTRGKPTGDFVPARARLLDGAEARAAARRLARKHPLLHGIVVPLAHKLTRDRTLHYELTAT, from the coding sequence ATGACCGAACAGCCACTGGACCGGTTCACCAGGCAGCAGACGGTGCTCCTGCGGACCCGCAAACGCGACGGCAGCTGGGTCGGTACGCCGGTCAACATCGCCGTCGAGGCCGGCCGCGGCTATGTCCGGACGTACGGAAAGTCCTGGAAAAGCAAGCGGTTGCGCAACTTTCCGGACGTGGAGCTTTGTCCGTCGACGACCAGGGGCAAACCGACCGGCGACTTCGTACCCGCTCGCGCTCGTCTCCTCGACGGCGCCGAAGCCAGGGCGGCAGCGCGTCGGCTGGCGCGCAAACATCCGTTGCTGCACGGGATCGTCGTGCCGCTGGCGCACAAGCTCACCCGCGACAGGACCCTCCACTACGAACTAACCGCCACCTGA
- a CDS encoding purine-cytosine permease family protein — MSTEVSSPALAVERNGINVIDESERKGRPAGLFWPWCAANISVLAISYGAFLLGFGVSLWQAVVAGVLGCVASFLLVGLVSLAGKRGSAPTMVLSRAAFGVRGNALPAAVSYVLLVGWEIVLVSLATLATATVFQRFGLGGQLPKIVAFVVVAAIIVGAGVLGFDAIMRLQTWLTIALAVFTVGYIALTAHQVDWPALAALPAGGFAATVGAFVLALTGFGLGWVNSGADYSRYLPRTASGTGVVGWTTFGSTVAPVVLLFWGTLLAGSDKKLSAAIGLDPIGALTTLLPTWYLVPFAIVAIGGLIGGAVLDIYSSGLTLLTLGVRLPRWMAAGIDGILMILGTGYVVWFAADFIGPFQGFLITLGVPMAAWCGIFLADMLIRRRAYDDTDLFSPAGRYGGFHWSAIGTMVVATAIGWGLVVNTSAPVFGWQGFLLDPLGLGPRTDGPWTYANLGVIAALVLGAAGQLLFARGRIRRQEAGLPPREAAAVRTR, encoded by the coding sequence ATGTCGACAGAGGTCAGCAGCCCGGCGCTCGCCGTGGAACGCAACGGCATCAACGTCATCGACGAGTCCGAGCGCAAGGGCCGGCCGGCGGGGTTGTTCTGGCCGTGGTGCGCGGCCAACATCTCCGTGCTGGCGATCAGCTACGGCGCGTTTCTGCTCGGCTTCGGGGTCAGCCTCTGGCAGGCGGTGGTCGCCGGCGTGCTCGGCTGTGTCGCCTCCTTCCTGCTGGTCGGCCTGGTGTCGCTGGCCGGCAAGCGCGGCTCGGCGCCGACGATGGTGTTGTCGCGAGCGGCTTTTGGCGTACGTGGCAACGCGTTGCCGGCGGCGGTCTCCTATGTTCTGTTGGTCGGCTGGGAAATCGTGCTGGTGTCACTGGCGACCCTCGCCACCGCAACGGTTTTCCAGCGCTTCGGCCTCGGCGGCCAGCTGCCGAAGATCGTGGCCTTCGTCGTCGTGGCGGCGATCATCGTCGGCGCCGGCGTCCTCGGTTTCGACGCGATCATGCGGTTGCAGACCTGGCTGACCATCGCGCTCGCGGTCTTCACGGTCGGCTACATCGCGCTGACCGCGCACCAGGTCGACTGGCCGGCGCTCGCGGCGCTGCCGGCCGGCGGTTTTGCCGCCACCGTCGGCGCTTTCGTCCTCGCGCTCACCGGTTTCGGCCTGGGATGGGTCAACTCCGGCGCCGACTACTCACGCTATCTGCCGCGTACGGCCTCCGGCACCGGTGTCGTCGGCTGGACCACCTTCGGCTCGACGGTGGCTCCGGTCGTGCTGCTGTTCTGGGGGACTTTGCTGGCTGGATCGGACAAAAAGCTGTCCGCGGCGATCGGCCTCGACCCGATCGGCGCACTGACCACACTGCTGCCGACCTGGTATCTGGTGCCGTTCGCGATCGTCGCGATCGGCGGCCTGATCGGCGGCGCGGTGCTGGACATCTACTCCTCCGGCCTCACGCTGCTGACCCTGGGCGTACGGCTGCCGCGCTGGATGGCGGCCGGCATCGACGGCATCCTGATGATCCTCGGGACCGGGTACGTCGTCTGGTTCGCGGCCGACTTCATCGGCCCGTTCCAGGGTTTTCTCATCACGCTCGGCGTGCCGATGGCCGCCTGGTGCGGGATTTTCCTGGCGGACATGCTGATCCGGCGGCGCGCGTACGACGACACCGACCTGTTTTCGCCGGCTGGCCGCTACGGCGGCTTCCACTGGTCGGCAATCGGCACCATGGTGGTGGCGACTGCGATAGGTTGGGGCCTGGTCGTCAACACGTCCGCGCCGGTGTTTGGCTGGCAGGGATTTCTGCTGGACCCGCTCGGCCTCGGTCCGCGGACGGATGGCCCGTGGACGTACGCAAATCTCGGTGTGATCGCCGCGCTGGTGCTCGGCGCGGCCGGGCAGCTGCTGTTCGCGCGCGGCCGGATTCGCCGGCAGGAGGCCGGTTTGCCGCCTCGAGAGGCGGCGGCTGTCAGGACACGGTAA
- a CDS encoding DUF485 domain-containing protein, whose protein sequence is MSQTNLEKPSEPDGVNWEEVQSTAEFQGLRRTLRNFVFPMTALFLIWYLLYVILADYAHGFMAFKLVGNINVGLVLGLLQFVSTFVITGLYVRFANRRLDPVADRIRDEVEGDQK, encoded by the coding sequence GTGAGCCAGACCAATCTCGAGAAACCAAGTGAACCGGACGGGGTGAACTGGGAGGAGGTGCAGTCCACCGCGGAGTTCCAGGGTTTGCGGCGGACCCTGCGCAACTTCGTCTTTCCGATGACCGCGCTGTTCCTGATCTGGTATTTGCTTTATGTCATCCTCGCCGACTACGCGCACGGCTTCATGGCCTTCAAGTTGGTCGGAAACATCAACGTCGGCCTGGTGCTCGGCCTGCTGCAGTTCGTCTCCACCTTCGTGATCACCGGCCTGTACGTACGGTTTGCCAACCGCAGGCTGGATCCGGTCGCCGACAGGATCCGCGACGAGGTCGAAGGAGACCAGAAATGA
- a CDS encoding solute symporter family protein, with product MNAGILAEAAGPASTNPWLNIGIFAVFVIITLVIVFRASRRSGTAVDFYAAGHSFSGAQNGIAISGDYLSAASFLGIAGAIALNGYDGFLYSIGFLVAWLVALLLVAELLRNTGRYTMGDVLSFRMQQRPVRAAASVSTLVVSFFYLLAQMAGAGGLVALLLGVTGAGGQAIVIAVVGIIMITYVLVGGMRGTTWVQIIKAALLLVGAAVMFIWVLGLFGFNLSGLLGDAATKAGEGGQALLAPGKQYGKSAITQLDFVSLGLALVLGTAGLPHILMRFYTVPSAKEARKSVVWAIWLIGIFYLFTLVLGYGAAALVGPKVIKAAPGGQNSAAPLLAEALGGPVLLGLIAAVAFATILAVVAGLTITASASFAHDIYANIIKKGAADDKKQEVRVARITAAVIGVIAILGGILANGQNIAFLVALAFAVAASANLPTILYTLFWKRFNTSGALWSIYGGLAITIILIVFSPAVSGKVDPMTHKSLSMLPVGIDFHWFPLDNPGLVSIPLSFLLGYLGTVLSKESNAKKYAELEVRALTGAHAHGAVKETPAK from the coding sequence ATGAACGCCGGCATCCTGGCGGAGGCGGCCGGACCGGCCAGCACCAACCCGTGGCTGAACATCGGAATTTTCGCGGTGTTCGTCATCATCACGCTGGTGATCGTGTTCCGGGCCAGCCGGCGCAGCGGCACGGCGGTCGACTTCTACGCCGCCGGTCACAGCTTTTCCGGCGCCCAGAACGGAATCGCCATCTCCGGCGACTACCTGTCGGCGGCCTCGTTCCTCGGCATCGCCGGCGCCATCGCGCTGAACGGCTATGACGGATTCCTCTATTCCATCGGATTCCTGGTGGCCTGGCTGGTGGCGCTGCTGCTGGTCGCCGAGCTGCTGCGGAACACCGGTCGCTACACCATGGGCGACGTGCTGAGCTTCCGGATGCAGCAGCGTCCGGTCCGCGCGGCGGCCTCGGTGTCCACCTTGGTCGTGTCGTTTTTCTATCTGCTGGCGCAGATGGCCGGCGCCGGCGGACTGGTGGCACTGCTGCTCGGCGTGACCGGTGCCGGCGGCCAGGCGATCGTGATCGCCGTGGTCGGCATCATCATGATCACGTACGTGCTGGTCGGCGGCATGCGCGGCACCACCTGGGTGCAGATCATCAAGGCGGCGCTGCTGCTGGTCGGCGCCGCGGTGATGTTCATCTGGGTCCTCGGCCTGTTCGGCTTCAACCTCTCGGGCCTGCTCGGCGACGCGGCCACCAAGGCCGGCGAAGGCGGCCAGGCGCTGCTGGCTCCTGGCAAGCAGTACGGCAAGTCGGCGATCACGCAGCTCGACTTCGTCTCGCTCGGCCTCGCGCTGGTGCTGGGCACCGCCGGTCTGCCGCACATCCTGATGCGCTTCTACACCGTCCCCAGCGCGAAAGAAGCGCGGAAGTCGGTCGTGTGGGCCATCTGGCTGATCGGCATCTTCTATCTGTTCACGCTGGTGCTCGGTTACGGCGCCGCCGCGCTGGTCGGTCCGAAGGTGATCAAGGCGGCGCCCGGCGGGCAGAACTCGGCCGCTCCGCTGCTGGCCGAGGCGCTCGGCGGGCCCGTACTGCTCGGCCTGATCGCCGCCGTGGCGTTCGCGACGATCCTGGCGGTGGTCGCCGGCCTCACGATCACCGCGTCGGCGTCGTTCGCACACGACATCTACGCCAACATCATCAAGAAAGGCGCGGCGGACGACAAGAAACAGGAGGTGCGCGTCGCGCGTATCACCGCGGCGGTGATCGGTGTGATCGCGATCCTCGGCGGCATCCTGGCCAACGGTCAGAACATCGCCTTCCTGGTCGCGCTGGCCTTCGCGGTCGCCGCGTCGGCGAACCTGCCGACGATCCTCTACACGTTGTTCTGGAAGCGGTTCAACACCTCCGGAGCGCTGTGGAGCATCTACGGCGGCCTGGCGATCACCATCATCCTGATCGTGTTTTCCCCGGCGGTGTCAGGAAAAGTCGATCCGATGACGCACAAGAGCCTGTCGATGCTGCCGGTCGGCATCGACTTCCACTGGTTCCCACTGGACAACCCCGGCCTGGTGTCGATCCCGCTGTCGTTCCTGCTCGGCTATCTCGGCACGGTGCTGTCCAAGGAAAGCAACGCGAAGAAATACGCGGAGCTTGAGGTGCGCGCGCTGACCGGAGCGCACGCACATGGCGCGGTAAAGGAAACTCCGGCGAAGTAA
- a CDS encoding alpha/beta fold hydrolase — protein MDTETAQLHVTVGDGRRLRVRISGVRGGPLVIAHHGTPGSGLPLPAAIEDVAAKGLLLATVDRAGFGESDRLPGRQVAHVAADTAAVADALGVERFRVWGWSGGGPHALACAALLPDRVEAVATLGGVAPYDGEGLDWMGGMGEANLAEFGAAVASADKLEEFLAEERREVLASRPEQLVELLASLLSQPDRDAMDETTSAYFYASFADGLSGSHHGWLDDDLAFVRGWGFDPATITAPTLIVHGQHDLMVPISHARWMARRIPHAVVWISPDDGHISPLPKISRVHEWLLGQDRQT, from the coding sequence GTGGACACGGAGACTGCACAGCTGCACGTCACGGTCGGCGACGGACGGCGACTGCGAGTGAGGATCAGCGGCGTACGCGGTGGTCCGTTGGTCATCGCGCACCACGGCACTCCTGGTTCGGGCCTGCCGCTGCCGGCCGCGATCGAGGACGTGGCGGCCAAGGGCCTGCTGTTGGCGACCGTCGACCGGGCCGGCTTCGGTGAGTCGGACCGGCTGCCGGGCCGGCAGGTCGCGCATGTCGCCGCCGACACCGCCGCGGTCGCCGACGCGCTCGGGGTGGAACGGTTTCGGGTCTGGGGTTGGTCCGGCGGCGGTCCGCACGCGCTCGCCTGCGCGGCTCTGCTGCCCGACCGGGTCGAGGCGGTCGCCACGCTCGGCGGCGTGGCGCCCTACGACGGCGAGGGCCTGGACTGGATGGGTGGCATGGGTGAGGCCAACCTCGCCGAGTTCGGCGCGGCGGTGGCCAGCGCCGACAAGCTGGAGGAGTTTCTCGCCGAGGAGCGCCGCGAGGTGCTGGCGAGCCGGCCGGAGCAGCTGGTCGAGCTGCTCGCGAGCCTGCTGTCGCAGCCGGACCGGGACGCGATGGACGAGACCACGTCGGCCTATTTCTACGCGTCTTTCGCGGACGGCCTGTCCGGCAGCCATCACGGCTGGCTGGACGACGACCTGGCGTTTGTACGCGGGTGGGGCTTCGACCCGGCGACGATCACCGCGCCGACGCTGATCGTGCACGGCCAGCACGACCTGATGGTGCCGATCAGCCACGCGCGGTGGATGGCGCGGCGGATCCCGCACGCGGTGGTGTGGATCTCCCCGGACGACGGCCACATCAGCCCGCTGCCGAAAATCAGTCGCGTCCACGAGTGGTTGCTGGGGCAGGATCGGCAGACGTGA
- a CDS encoding GNAT family N-acetyltransferase has product MTLIRSPYHLEDPIPALADGDVHALPLASILEDVAARVAVARTPVVLSGDCTTALGTAAGLHRAGVEPTLLWLDAHGDFNTPRTSPSGYLGGMVVTMLTGRTDPRELVRGLGLRPLADERTVLVDARDLDPGERDALAAVAVRRCALEELPVPAGPVHLHLDLDIAGDLPAFRYKAPGGPGFDAVVAAVDRVFAGGEVCAFDVAVTVDPSADGCLEAIEAVRRTGWIDDEPLLVRPARLSDVDALVGLWTAAGLRFDAAAVEEELSACLPDGLAFVIASEKRVVASVWGTYDRRRGWIQRLATAPDCRGRGFARRLVAVVEARLAGLGCRHLG; this is encoded by the coding sequence GTGACCCTCATCCGTTCGCCGTACCACCTCGAAGACCCGATCCCCGCGCTCGCCGACGGCGACGTTCACGCGCTGCCCCTCGCCTCGATCCTGGAAGACGTGGCCGCGCGCGTCGCGGTCGCGCGTACGCCCGTGGTGCTGTCCGGCGACTGCACCACCGCTCTGGGCACGGCCGCCGGCCTGCACCGGGCCGGCGTGGAGCCGACGCTGTTGTGGCTGGACGCGCACGGCGACTTCAACACGCCGCGGACGAGTCCGTCCGGCTATCTCGGCGGCATGGTGGTGACGATGCTGACCGGCCGCACCGATCCGCGTGAGCTGGTGCGCGGCCTCGGCCTGCGGCCGCTGGCCGACGAGCGGACAGTACTCGTCGACGCGCGCGACCTCGATCCCGGTGAGCGCGATGCGTTGGCCGCGGTTGCCGTGCGGCGGTGTGCGCTGGAGGAGCTGCCGGTGCCGGCCGGGCCGGTGCATCTGCATCTCGACCTGGACATCGCCGGTGACCTGCCGGCGTTTCGCTACAAGGCGCCGGGTGGTCCCGGTTTCGATGCGGTGGTCGCCGCGGTCGATCGTGTTTTCGCTGGTGGTGAGGTGTGTGCCTTCGATGTCGCGGTGACGGTGGATCCGTCCGCCGACGGCTGTCTGGAGGCGATCGAAGCCGTCCGGCGTACCGGTTGGATCGATGACGAGCCGTTGCTCGTACGCCCGGCTCGGTTGTCCGATGTCGACGCGCTCGTGGGGCTGTGGACGGCCGCGGGGCTGCGGTTTGACGCGGCCGCCGTGGAGGAGGAGCTGTCGGCGTGCCTGCCCGATGGGCTGGCGTTCGTGATCGCGTCGGAGAAGCGGGTGGTGGCGTCGGTGTGGGGGACGTACGACCGGCGGCGCGGCTGGATCCAGCGGCTGGCGACCGCGCCGGACTGCCGCGGCCGTGGGTTTGCGCGGCGGTTGGTCGCGGTGGTGGAGGCTCGGCTGGCCGGGCTCGGTTGTCGGCACCTGGGCTGA
- a CDS encoding DUF4139 domain-containing protein has protein sequence MTAATDEQLDAPIVAVTVYPGQARVTRRARVELVPGERQVRLGGLPVNLHPDSVRVAGRGSASVLGVDVRMARLARTPDAAITALTDQKRGLQARLDELADADRVEEDRIDYLRTLSRRGGREYAGTLATGTAQAQQAIALGQTIADELATALARRRDLAEQRRLAQEDHDRVERELSARRSPRAPDRREVVVDLDVTGSPVELEVSYLVDGAHWDSTYDLRLAGDRLTLAWFGLVSQNTGEDWPECDLRLSTARPAVAVEVPELEPWFLSKYEPPRPMPRAPMMQAAGYGAAPAAPGGAYDAVADMDVPDVRTEVAAVEHGATATTYKPSRPIAVAADGTAHRAAVATFELPVRLDYVTVPLRGVEAYLRATATNSSEHAILPGHAALFHEAEYVGSTDLPPWAPGEEVELALGVDDRVRVERELVRRSASKAALGGTERRELAYKITIGNYSPGAARITVQDQGPVSRDPAITVRDVTCQPRESERTELGVLTWRLEVPAGGKTEITIGFRVDVAKGVRMVGWRE, from the coding sequence GTGACTGCAGCGACAGACGAACAGCTGGACGCGCCGATCGTCGCCGTGACCGTCTATCCCGGTCAGGCCCGCGTCACGCGCCGCGCGCGCGTCGAGTTGGTGCCGGGCGAGCGGCAGGTACGGCTCGGCGGCCTGCCGGTCAACCTGCATCCCGACTCGGTACGGGTCGCCGGCCGCGGCTCGGCGTCGGTGCTCGGGGTGGACGTACGGATGGCCCGGCTGGCGCGTACGCCGGACGCGGCGATCACCGCGCTCACCGACCAGAAACGCGGCCTCCAGGCCCGGCTCGACGAGCTGGCCGACGCGGACCGGGTCGAGGAGGACCGGATCGACTACCTGCGTACGCTGTCGCGGCGCGGCGGCCGCGAGTACGCCGGCACGCTGGCCACCGGCACGGCGCAGGCGCAGCAGGCGATCGCGCTCGGCCAGACGATCGCCGACGAGCTCGCCACCGCGCTGGCTCGCCGGCGCGACCTCGCCGAGCAGCGACGGCTGGCGCAGGAGGACCACGACCGCGTCGAGCGTGAGCTGTCGGCGCGCCGCTCGCCGCGGGCGCCGGACCGCCGCGAGGTGGTGGTCGACCTTGACGTGACCGGCTCGCCGGTCGAGCTGGAGGTGTCGTATCTGGTCGACGGTGCCCACTGGGACTCCACCTACGACCTGCGGCTGGCCGGCGACCGGCTGACGCTCGCCTGGTTTGGCCTGGTCAGCCAGAACACCGGCGAGGACTGGCCGGAGTGCGACCTGCGGCTGTCCACGGCGCGGCCGGCGGTCGCCGTGGAGGTGCCGGAGCTGGAGCCGTGGTTCCTGTCCAAGTACGAGCCGCCGCGGCCGATGCCGCGCGCGCCGATGATGCAGGCGGCCGGCTACGGAGCGGCGCCGGCGGCACCGGGTGGCGCGTACGACGCCGTGGCCGACATGGACGTGCCCGATGTGCGCACCGAGGTGGCCGCCGTCGAACACGGCGCGACGGCGACGACGTACAAGCCGAGCCGGCCGATCGCGGTGGCGGCCGATGGCACCGCGCATCGCGCCGCGGTCGCCACCTTCGAACTGCCGGTGCGGCTCGACTACGTCACCGTGCCGCTGCGCGGTGTCGAGGCGTATCTGCGCGCCACCGCCACCAACAGCTCCGAGCACGCGATCCTGCCCGGTCACGCGGCGCTGTTCCACGAGGCCGAGTACGTCGGCAGCACCGACCTGCCACCGTGGGCTCCCGGCGAGGAGGTGGAGCTGGCGCTCGGCGTGGACGACCGCGTACGCGTCGAACGCGAGCTGGTCCGCCGGTCGGCGAGCAAGGCGGCGCTCGGCGGCACCGAGCGGCGCGAGCTCGCATACAAGATCACCATCGGCAACTACAGCCCCGGCGCTGCGCGGATCACCGTGCAGGATCAGGGTCCGGTGTCGCGCGATCCGGCGATCACGGTACGCGACGTGACCTGCCAGCCGCGCGAGTCCGAGCGCACCGAGCTCGGCGTCCTGACCTGGCGGTTGGAGGTGCCGGCCGGCGGCAAGACCGAGATCACCATCGGCTTCCGGGTCGATGTGGCCAAAGGCGTACGGATGGTCGGCTGGCGCGAGTAG